A region from the Candidatus Magasanikbacteria bacterium genome encodes:
- the secF gene encoding protein translocase subunit SecF — translation MKKNFKIVDYRKVSFTFSAVIVGISIILLAVFGLKPGIDFAGGSLMEFEFATERPNNSEIMEVLEGYESVAVQSVDEKGVLIKMKFIGEEEHKDILEKVRASFETEENRVLEQRFETIGPTISTQLRERSVYIILTVIIAIVLYVAYAFRRVSRPIQSWKYGVSAIIALVHDVIITLGIFAILGRYFGVEINVAFVVALMTILGYSVNDSIVVFDRVRENLIKKGSDRFVESINQGVQDTIPRSINTSATTLLVLTALFLFGGESIHYFSLALIIGILTGTYSSIFLAAPLLATWQDLAKRKK, via the coding sequence ATGAAAAAGAACTTTAAAATTGTAGATTATAGAAAGGTTAGTTTTACTTTTTCAGCTGTTATTGTTGGAATAAGTATAATTTTGCTTGCAGTGTTTGGTCTAAAACCAGGAATAGACTTTGCTGGCGGATCACTTATGGAGTTTGAGTTTGCGACAGAGCGACCAAACAACTCAGAGATAATGGAAGTTCTGGAAGGTTATGAAAGTGTAGCTGTTCAATCTGTGGATGAAAAAGGTGTTCTGATAAAAATGAAATTTATTGGTGAGGAAGAACACAAAGATATATTGGAAAAAGTTAGGGCAAGTTTTGAAACAGAAGAAAATAGAGTTTTGGAACAGCGTTTTGAAACTATTGGACCAACTATCAGTACACAGCTTAGAGAAAGGTCTGTTTATATTATTCTGACAGTTATAATCGCTATAGTTTTGTATGTGGCCTACGCCTTTAGAAGAGTTTCAAGACCGATCCAATCTTGGAAGTATGGTGTTTCTGCTATTATTGCATTGGTTCACGATGTTATTATTACTTTGGGTATATTTGCAATTTTAGGTAGGTATTTTGGAGTAGAAATAAATGTGGCGTTTGTGGTGGCATTAATGACAATTTTAGGTTATTCTGTAAACGACTCTATTGTTGTATTCGATCGTGTTCGTGAAAATCTTATTAAAAAAGGAAGTGACAGATTTGTGGAATCTATCAATCAAGGTGTGCAAGATACAATCCCGCGCTCAATAAATACTTCTGCTACAACACTTTTAGTGTTAACAGCATTATTCTTGTTTGGTGGAGAGTCAATCCATTACTTCTCACTTGCACTTATAATTGGAATTTTGACTGGAACATATTCTTCAATATTCTTAGCAGCACCGCTTTTGGCGACTTGGCAAGATTTGGCAAAACGAAAAAAGTAA